CGGAAGGAATCGGCGCGGCCGCGAGCGCCAGGATACGCCCCACGGCGTCCTCGCTGGCCACCACGGCCGAGCGCACCGCCACGGGCGGGCCATAGACAAAATAAGCGGTGTTGTCGCGCGGGTTGTCATCCGCCGGGATTTCCACCTTGCCCCAACCGGTCGCCTGGGCGTTTTCGAGCAAAATCTTGTGGCGATAGCGGAAGCTCTGCCCCTGGAGTTGCAGTTCGGTCTGCGAGCGATTTCCGTCCACCGAGAACACGAGCGGCAGCGTGACGGGCGCGGGGTTATTGCGCTCAATATCCAGGACCACCTCGACTTCCGGCGGCTGGGAACGGTAGCGGCGATTGACCTCCAGCACGGAGATGCTCGCGCTTTCGCCCGTCGGCGGTTGGTCCAGCGCCAGCAGGCGCACCCGCACGCTCTGCGGAAACGCCGCCAGTTGCGCGCTGAGCGCCGTCCACCGCTCGCTCTCGGGCCGCCAGTTACTACGTTGCAGATCGGAGGCGATCCAGATTTCCACGTTGCCGGGCTTGTTGCGCTGCAGCCAATCGAGAACGACCTGAAGCGTCGCCGGCAAATCCGCTGCGGTATCCGTGGCCGCCGCCAAGGATAATTGCGGCAGGGATAACGAGTCCCCGATTTCCTGCGGCGTGCGCAGGGCGGAATCAAACAGCACCAGGCGGCTGGTATCCTGGAACGTCTTGGCGGCCTGCCCCAGCAGGCGCAAGGCGTCTTCCCGCTTGGAGATTTGTCCGTTCGCCAGACGGGCCTCCATGCTGGTGGAGCGGTCCAGCACCAGCAGAATGGCGTCCGGCGCCGGGCGCAGCGCCCAACCCACCCAACCGCCGGCCAGTGGCCGCGCGACGGCCAGAATCAGCACCAGCAGGGCCAGGACCCGGAACAGCAGAATGAGCCATTGCCGCAGCTTGGCGAACCGCGTCGATTTGCGGGTCATGGAAAGCAGGAACATCATCGCGCCCCAATCCACGGAGCGATGGCGCAGCCGGTTGAACAGGTGAATGATCACCGGCAGCAGCGCCAGGGGAATGCCCCACAGGATGAAAGGTTCGAGAAACGTCATGCGCTATTTGGCCTTCATGGCGCGGCCTTTCAGGAACTCCCGCAGCACCGCCTCGTAACTTTGATCCGTCACCACCGACATGAGCTCGACCGCGAAGCGATTGCAGCCCTCGCGCAGCGCCGTCATGTGCTGCTTGAGCTGCTGCTGGTATTGCGCGCGGATGATCGCCGG
The nucleotide sequence above comes from Verrucomicrobiota bacterium. Encoded proteins:
- a CDS encoding BatA domain-containing protein; amino-acid sequence: MTFLEPFILWGIPLALLPVIIHLFNRLRHRSVDWGAMMFLLSMTRKSTRFAKLRQWLILLFRVLALLVLILAVARPLAGGWVGWALRPAPDAILLVLDRSTSMEARLANGQISKREDALRLLGQAAKTFQDTSRLVLFDSALRTPQEIGDSLSLPQLSLAAATDTAADLPATLQVVLDWLQRNKPGNVEIWIASDLQRSNWRPESERWTALSAQLAAFPQSVRVRLLALDQPPTGESASISVLEVNRRYRSQPPEVEVVLDIERNNPAPVTLPLVFSVDGNRSQTELQLQGQSFRYRHKILLENAQATGWGKVEIPADDNPRDNTAYFVYGPPVAVRSAVVASEDAVGRILALAAAPIPSDTNRVADVLAPDKAESVNWNPYAAVLWAGPSPSESVAAKLMDYAKAGGSVLVFPPSGQGRFDSVLWGPVENAEADKNWKVARWEEKEGPLVKTEEGLSLPLGELLVTRRQTIGGEKGIVATFEDGSAFLTRRVVGRGQILFCATSPQGEWSDLRDGVVLVPLVQRLVQSGGRRFTQASLVECGETGAGDGAEAWTSLEGVKDIRVQAGVYRSQTRLVAVNRPLAENDPETVEPSKARALLGSVKVQLFSEGKQGETRLQSELWRTLLFLMLGFLLVESILVLPPKLAGANAKGED